Proteins encoded in a region of the Pseudomonas putida genome:
- a CDS encoding DUF934 domain-containing protein — MLVDHEGQVQTDNWRYPSSDALPTFAARTVLQPQQWDDYHMRFGQPAEGLWLAADQDPAQVRALLGQLTLIVIEFAKSRDGRGFTLARLLRERHGFTGDLRAAGPLLPDQFAMLLQCGFTSALVSPSVPAQRWHAAAASHRQARPRTLLQRLSQRSEA; from the coding sequence ATGCTCGTTGACCATGAGGGCCAGGTTCAGACCGATAACTGGCGTTATCCGAGCAGCGACGCGCTGCCGACCTTTGCTGCGCGTACGGTGCTGCAGCCGCAGCAGTGGGACGACTACCACATGCGTTTTGGCCAGCCAGCCGAGGGCCTGTGGCTGGCCGCCGACCAGGACCCGGCGCAGGTGCGGGCACTGCTCGGCCAGCTGACATTGATCGTGATCGAGTTCGCCAAGTCACGCGATGGCCGTGGTTTCACCCTGGCCAGGCTACTGCGCGAGCGGCACGGTTTTACCGGTGACCTGCGCGCCGCCGGGCCATTGCTGCCGGACCAGTTCGCCATGCTGCTGCAGTGCGGTTTCACCAGCGCACTGGTTTCGCCCAGCGTGCCGGCGCAGCGCTGGCACGCTGCCGCAGCCAGCCATCGGCAGGCCCGCCCACGCACTTTGCTGCAACGTCTTTCACAACGGAGCGAGGCATAG
- a CDS encoding GntR family transcriptional regulator translates to MLAESIQSGVLQDGEQIPPQRALAAHLGVDLTTVTRAYAEARDRGLIASYSGRGSFILGARQTTTLAGIDLTMNIPPQPANGSMAQLVSAGLEQALQRNRIEALSLYQDEPATRSLLQAAQGWLEPALGDLDMRGLALCSGSQAAIFAILSAHARAGDAILCDPLTYPACCWPPGNWGCALSR, encoded by the coding sequence ATGCTTGCAGAATCCATACAATCTGGAGTCTTGCAGGATGGCGAGCAAATTCCGCCGCAACGTGCACTGGCTGCGCACCTGGGCGTCGACCTGACCACGGTGACCCGCGCCTACGCCGAAGCGCGCGACCGTGGCCTGATTGCTTCCTACAGTGGCCGCGGGTCGTTCATCCTGGGTGCCCGACAAACAACCACCCTGGCAGGCATCGACCTGACCATGAACATCCCGCCGCAGCCGGCCAACGGCTCGATGGCTCAGTTGGTGAGCGCCGGGCTGGAACAGGCGCTGCAGCGCAACCGCATCGAAGCACTGTCGCTTTACCAGGACGAACCGGCCACCCGCTCGCTGCTGCAGGCCGCACAGGGCTGGCTGGAACCGGCACTGGGTGATCTGGACATGCGCGGCCTGGCGCTGTGCTCGGGGTCGCAGGCGGCCATCTTCGCCATCCTCAGCGCCCATGCCCGCGCGGGTGACGCCATTCTTTGCGACCCACTGACTTACCCGGCCTGCTGTTGGCCGCCCGGCAACTGGGGCTGCGCATTGTCGAGGTAG
- a CDS encoding PLP-dependent aminotransferase family protein, which yields MRPTDLPGLLLAARQLGLRIVEVASDADGMRPDHLEQAFQQSGARLLYLNPTFHNPTAHTMPVARRQAIAEVLLKRGITLIEDDPYRYLLDDAPAPIACLTGGANTYYLASLSKCLWPSLRTAFVLPPRGDDGQGLLNGLRASSMGCSALLLALVEQWIRDGTAKGLVQEIQREARARQHLARTLLSHEFQAHPTGLHVWLPLPAHWQQERFTHALDDVGVSVAGADSFSVAPQGPEAVRLSLGGAPDQAVLGQALRKVEGLLKEDRRRGGRAFV from the coding sequence TTGCGACCCACTGACTTACCCGGCCTGCTGTTGGCCGCCCGGCAACTGGGGCTGCGCATTGTCGAGGTAGCCAGTGACGCCGACGGCATGCGCCCCGACCACCTGGAACAGGCTTTTCAGCAAAGCGGTGCGCGCCTGCTGTACCTCAACCCCACCTTCCACAACCCTACCGCGCACACCATGCCCGTAGCCCGGCGCCAGGCGATTGCCGAGGTGTTGCTCAAGCGCGGCATCACGCTGATCGAGGACGACCCGTACCGCTATCTGCTCGACGACGCGCCGGCACCCATCGCGTGCCTGACCGGGGGGGCCAACACGTACTACCTGGCGTCGCTGTCCAAGTGCCTGTGGCCAAGCTTGCGCACCGCCTTCGTGCTGCCACCGCGTGGCGATGACGGGCAAGGGCTGCTCAACGGCCTGCGTGCATCGAGCATGGGCTGTTCCGCCCTGCTGCTGGCGCTGGTCGAGCAATGGATTCGCGATGGCACCGCCAAGGGGTTGGTACAGGAAATCCAGCGCGAAGCCCGCGCCCGCCAGCACCTGGCGCGCACGCTGCTGAGCCATGAGTTCCAGGCGCACCCCACCGGGCTGCACGTATGGCTGCCACTACCCGCGCACTGGCAACAGGAGCGGTTCACCCATGCGTTGGATGATGTGGGGGTGAGCGTGGCAGGGGCGGATTCGTTCAGCGTGGCACCGCAAGGACCGGAAGCTGTGCGCCTCTCGCTGGGTGGAGCGCCAGACCAAGCAGTGCTGGGACAGGCCTTGCGCAAGGTGGAGGGGTTGTTGAAGGAAGATCGCCGACGTGGCGGGCGGGCGTTTGTGTAA
- a CDS encoding DUF2986 domain-containing protein yields MNRRKKIKQLLEAHAKKANAKLAPRKPKYICKADRLKMEAEAAGDVAKPAD; encoded by the coding sequence ATGAACCGTCGTAAGAAGATCAAGCAGCTATTGGAGGCGCATGCCAAAAAGGCCAATGCCAAACTGGCGCCGCGCAAGCCCAAGTACATTTGCAAGGCTGACCGATTGAAAATGGAGGCCGAGGCGGCCGGGGACGTCGCCAAACCGGCTGACTGA
- a CDS encoding PLP-dependent aminotransferase family protein codes for MAFSERVTRLKSSLIREILAAAQRPGVMSFAGGLPAEAMLPKVDWADMPVNMGQYGMSEGEPALREALAAEARALGIDCQASQVLVVSGSQQALDLAAKLYIDQGTQIMLEAPTYLAALQIFQLFGADCLALPMQADGPDLAQLRGCLQRHRPAFIYLIPTFQNPSGLRYSEAKRDAVAALLDEFGVTLVEDEPYRELSFDGGSAQPIVSRLRNASWIYTGTVSKTLLPGLRVGYLIASPDLFPHLLRLKQAADLHTNRVGQWQVLQWLGSDKLQLHLKTLRDYYRTRRDAFQLALEAHFADLADWHKPDGGLFFWLTLKQPLDTRTLLADALAVDVAFMPGEPFFPEPDRHHGHLRLNFSHVAPDQLDEGLRRLAQVLRNAQAARV; via the coding sequence ATGGCTTTCTCTGAACGTGTCACGCGCCTCAAGAGTTCCCTGATCCGTGAAATCCTCGCCGCTGCCCAGCGCCCTGGGGTGATGTCGTTCGCTGGCGGTTTGCCGGCCGAAGCGATGTTGCCCAAGGTCGACTGGGCCGACATGCCGGTCAACATGGGCCAGTACGGCATGAGCGAGGGCGAGCCGGCCCTGCGCGAAGCACTGGCGGCCGAAGCACGGGCACTGGGGATTGACTGTCAGGCCAGCCAGGTGTTGGTGGTGAGTGGTTCGCAACAGGCCCTGGACCTTGCGGCCAAGCTGTACATCGACCAAGGCACGCAGATCATGCTCGAAGCGCCGACCTACCTGGCGGCGCTGCAGATCTTCCAGCTGTTTGGCGCCGATTGCCTGGCCTTGCCGATGCAGGCCGATGGCCCGGACCTGGCGCAACTGCGCGGGTGCCTGCAGCGCCATCGCCCGGCCTTCATTTACTTGATCCCGACGTTCCAGAACCCCTCGGGCCTGCGCTACAGCGAAGCCAAGCGCGACGCGGTGGCGGCCTTGCTGGATGAGTTCGGGGTGACGTTGGTCGAGGACGAACCCTATCGCGAGCTGAGCTTCGATGGTGGCAGCGCCCAGCCGATCGTCAGCCGCTTGCGTAACGCCAGCTGGATTTACACCGGTACGGTGTCCAAGACCTTGCTCCCCGGCCTGCGGGTGGGCTACCTGATCGCCAGCCCCGACCTGTTCCCGCATTTGTTGCGGCTCAAGCAGGCTGCCGACCTGCACACCAACCGGGTGGGGCAGTGGCAGGTGCTGCAGTGGCTGGGCAGCGACAAGCTGCAGCTGCACCTGAAGACCTTGCGCGACTACTACCGCACGCGCAGGGATGCGTTCCAGTTGGCGCTGGAAGCGCATTTTGCCGACCTGGCCGACTGGCACAAGCCGGATGGCGGGCTGTTCTTCTGGCTGACCCTGAAACAGCCACTGGATACCCGCACCCTATTGGCAGACGCATTGGCGGTGGACGTGGCATTTATGCCGGGTGAGCCATTTTTCCCTGAACCGGACCGGCATCACGGCCATCTGCGCCTGAATTTCAGCCACGTTGCCCCGGACCAGTTGGACGAAGGGCTCAGGCGTTTGGCGCAAGTGCTGCGCAATGCGCAGGCTGCACGGGTATGA
- a CDS encoding MarR family winged helix-turn-helix transcriptional regulator, with protein MIDLKNPASQQQAMEAFFFGYQAFTAKADEMLERRGLGRVHQRIVFFIARYPNLSVKDLLALLGVSKQALNMPMRQLTEMRLVESAACEADKRKRLLALTEEGARLEQMLRREQVKLLERVFAEAGEDAVNGWLAVNTALGKSQMATA; from the coding sequence ATGATTGACCTTAAAAACCCTGCCTCCCAGCAACAGGCGATGGAGGCCTTTTTCTTCGGCTACCAGGCGTTCACCGCCAAGGCCGACGAAATGCTCGAACGCCGTGGCCTGGGCCGGGTGCATCAACGCATCGTGTTCTTCATCGCGCGCTATCCGAACCTGAGCGTGAAGGACTTGCTGGCCTTGCTTGGGGTCAGCAAGCAAGCGCTGAACATGCCAATGCGCCAGTTGACGGAAATGCGCCTGGTGGAGAGTGCGGCCTGCGAGGCCGACAAACGCAAGCGCTTGCTGGCCCTGACCGAGGAAGGCGCGCGCCTGGAGCAGATGCTGCGGCGCGAGCAGGTGAAGTTGCTGGAGCGGGTGTTCGCAGAAGCCGGGGAAGACGCTGTGAATGGCTGGCTGGCAGTGAACACGGCGCTGGGCAAAAGCCAGATGGCTACTGCCTGA
- a CDS encoding TonB-dependent siderophore receptor, whose amino-acid sequence MELGATNIDAAGLGAVTEGTGSYTTGSSNSSTKLALSLRETPQTVSVMTRQRIEDQQLNTLSDVLKQTPGLNVQNIDSERVNIYSRGYSIDNYQFDGIPTTLIVQTSASPQSMIDTSIYDRVEIVRGATGLMTGAGDPSGSVNLIRKRPTANFQGAVSAGAGSWDTYRSEVDLSGPLTADARLRGRAVVAYQQGNSYIDHYQQEKQTYYGILEADLSDSILLTVGFDYQKNDPRGVSFASFPLFYDDGEQTDFSRSTNAASRWSYRQQDTLNTFATLEQDLVNDWKLKVSVNNMYSTRDYSLASASGGFPNKQTGEGAYLYGGDGYGSQRQLGIDAIVQGPFQLLGRQHELLAGVSGSAFHDYSNPDDDDLEMKPVNIYDWDNNTDRPVSVGKLMNDDTTIRQDAAYMVARFKPTDDLSLILGARVGDYSYKKKAIYNAPYTRSTNHQATRESGFVTPYAGVVYDLNAQHSVYASYTKIYKPQSLRDSSGATLEPREGDNYEIGLKSELLDGRVNTAIALYQIKQDNLGVLSGGFVEGTDRERAYKAVSGATTRGIDLEVFGEITPGWNVTASYSHSLTKDADHERINTIAPANMVKLWTTYRLPGELDRLTVGGGMNWQSGLSLTDAPWQIGHTVKATQGQYAVFNLMARYDVTQHLTATVNVNNLFDKKYLSALDPTFYTGFYGEPRNVMLSTKYSF is encoded by the coding sequence ATGGAGCTTGGTGCAACCAACATCGACGCGGCGGGCCTGGGGGCTGTCACGGAAGGAACCGGCTCCTACACCACCGGTTCCAGCAACAGTTCGACCAAACTGGCGTTGTCGCTGCGCGAAACCCCGCAGACCGTCAGCGTGATGACGCGCCAGCGCATCGAAGACCAGCAACTGAACACCCTCAGTGACGTGCTCAAGCAAACCCCTGGCCTGAACGTGCAGAACATCGACAGCGAGCGGGTGAACATCTACTCGCGTGGCTATTCGATCGACAACTACCAGTTTGACGGTATCCCCACCACCCTGATCGTGCAGACCAGTGCCAGCCCGCAGAGCATGATCGACACGTCCATCTATGACCGAGTCGAAATCGTTCGCGGTGCCACCGGGCTGATGACCGGGGCCGGCGACCCGTCGGGCAGCGTTAACCTGATCCGCAAGCGTCCGACGGCAAACTTCCAAGGTGCTGTCAGCGCCGGAGCGGGGTCTTGGGACACCTATCGAAGCGAAGTCGATCTATCCGGCCCACTGACCGCCGACGCCCGCCTGCGTGGCCGTGCCGTGGTGGCTTACCAGCAGGGCAACAGCTACATCGACCATTACCAGCAGGAAAAACAGACCTATTACGGCATCCTCGAAGCGGACCTCAGCGACAGCATCCTGCTGACGGTAGGCTTCGACTACCAGAAAAACGACCCGCGTGGGGTTTCGTTCGCCAGCTTCCCGCTGTTCTACGATGACGGCGAGCAGACCGATTTCTCGCGCTCGACCAATGCGGCCTCGCGCTGGAGCTATCGCCAGCAGGACACCCTCAATACCTTCGCCACCCTGGAACAAGACCTGGTCAACGACTGGAAGCTGAAGGTGTCGGTAAACAACATGTACAGCACCCGTGACTACTCGCTGGCGTCCGCCAGTGGCGGTTTCCCCAACAAGCAAACCGGGGAGGGTGCTTACCTGTATGGCGGCGACGGCTATGGCTCGCAACGTCAGTTGGGTATCGATGCCATCGTTCAGGGGCCGTTCCAGTTGCTGGGGCGCCAGCACGAGCTGTTGGCCGGTGTGAGCGGCTCGGCGTTTCACGACTACAGTAACCCGGACGACGATGACCTGGAAATGAAGCCGGTCAATATCTACGACTGGGACAACAACACCGACCGCCCGGTCTCGGTGGGCAAACTGATGAACGATGACACCACCATCCGCCAGGATGCTGCGTACATGGTGGCGCGTTTCAAGCCGACCGACGACCTGTCACTGATCTTGGGCGCCCGTGTCGGCGATTACAGCTACAAGAAAAAGGCCATCTACAACGCGCCCTACACCCGTTCGACCAACCATCAGGCCACCCGCGAATCCGGTTTTGTCACGCCCTACGCGGGTGTGGTCTACGACCTGAATGCACAGCATTCGGTGTATGCCAGCTACACCAAGATCTACAAGCCACAGTCGCTACGCGACAGCAGTGGCGCCACGCTTGAGCCGCGCGAAGGCGACAACTATGAAATCGGCCTGAAAAGCGAGCTGCTGGACGGGCGTGTCAATACAGCCATTGCCCTTTACCAGATCAAGCAGGACAACCTGGGTGTGCTCAGTGGCGGCTTCGTCGAAGGGACCGATCGCGAGCGCGCTTACAAGGCGGTGTCCGGTGCCACCACGCGGGGTATCGACCTGGAAGTCTTCGGCGAGATCACGCCCGGCTGGAACGTCACTGCAAGTTACAGCCACAGCCTGACCAAGGATGCGGACCATGAGCGTATCAACACCATCGCCCCGGCGAACATGGTCAAACTGTGGACCACCTACCGCCTGCCGGGCGAGCTTGATCGCCTGACCGTGGGTGGCGGCATGAACTGGCAAAGCGGCCTGAGCCTGACTGATGCGCCGTGGCAGATTGGCCATACGGTCAAGGCGACCCAGGGCCAATACGCGGTGTTCAACCTGATGGCGCGTTATGACGTCACCCAGCACCTGACGGCGACCGTTAACGTGAACAACCTGTTCGACAAGAAATACCTCAGCGCGCTGGACCCGACCTTTTACACCGGGTTCTATGGCGAGCCGCGCAATGTGATGCTCAGTACCAAGTACAGTTTCTGA
- a CDS encoding FecR domain-containing protein: MKRTLAQAVDWYVRLHDSAVSDTTRREWQAWLAADPQHAQAWQRIEQLQQRLGQAPAGLAGTTLEQARQQRRAAVKMLAMLLGVGVVGWRGYQVSPWGADYSTRVGQRRHFTLADGSRLVLDTDSRADVQFDGTQRLIVLHQGEILVETAKDTRPLSVLTAEGRVLALGTRFTVRQGAGISRVTVEAHAVEVQPRLAIGQTLRAEAGQAVSFTADTAGPLLPAVAQGSAWTQGMLVVVDWRLEDVVAELSRYRHGYLGCAPEVAGLRLSGTFLLDDSEGVLANLEDSLPVRLRRLTRYWVRVEGRAA; this comes from the coding sequence ATGAAGCGCACCCTGGCCCAGGCAGTGGACTGGTATGTGCGGTTGCATGACAGTGCGGTCAGCGACACTACACGCCGCGAGTGGCAGGCATGGCTGGCGGCGGACCCGCAGCATGCCCAGGCCTGGCAGCGCATCGAGCAACTGCAGCAACGCTTGGGCCAGGCCCCGGCAGGCCTGGCGGGGACAACGCTCGAACAGGCACGGCAACAGCGCCGCGCCGCCGTTAAGATGCTGGCCATGCTGCTGGGTGTGGGGGTCGTCGGCTGGCGGGGCTATCAGGTCTCGCCCTGGGGCGCGGACTACAGCACGCGGGTAGGGCAGCGCCGCCACTTCACCTTGGCCGACGGCAGCCGGCTGGTGCTGGACACCGACTCGCGGGCCGATGTGCAGTTCGATGGCACGCAGCGGCTGATCGTGTTGCACCAAGGCGAAATCCTGGTCGAGACGGCCAAGGATACGCGCCCGCTCAGCGTACTAACAGCCGAAGGCCGTGTGCTGGCCTTGGGCACGCGCTTTACGGTACGCCAGGGGGCGGGCATTTCCCGGGTCACGGTGGAGGCCCATGCTGTCGAGGTTCAGCCACGGCTGGCCATTGGTCAAACCTTGCGCGCCGAGGCAGGCCAGGCAGTGAGTTTTACCGCTGACACTGCGGGGCCGTTGCTGCCGGCCGTGGCGCAGGGTTCGGCGTGGACGCAAGGCATGCTGGTGGTGGTCGATTGGCGGCTGGAAGACGTCGTGGCGGAGCTTTCCCGTTATCGACACGGCTATCTGGGCTGTGCACCGGAGGTCGCTGGGTTGCGACTGTCGGGCACATTCCTGCTGGATGACAGCGAGGGTGTACTGGCCAACCTGGAGGACTCCCTGCCGGTAAGGCTGCGGCGCCTGACGCGCTATTGGGTGCGGGTAGAGGGCAGGGCGGCCTGA
- a CDS encoding sigma-70 family RNA polymerase sigma factor: MSTTASDAAPHAHLHALYRDHNSWLRGWLRHRLSNSADAADLAQDTFVRVLLARSSGTLQEPRRYLATIARGLVIDLYRRRSLEQAYLDALMARPELHAPSAETRALILDSLLAIDRMLDGLGARTRQIFLAVQLDGLSYEKAADRCGVSVSTVRKHLARGLMHCLLLEEA; encoded by the coding sequence ATGTCCACAACGGCCTCTGACGCAGCACCCCACGCGCATCTTCACGCCCTTTACCGTGACCACAACAGCTGGCTGCGCGGTTGGTTGCGCCATCGGCTGAGCAACTCCGCCGATGCAGCGGACCTTGCCCAGGACACGTTCGTCCGTGTGCTTCTGGCACGCTCATCCGGCACCCTGCAGGAACCCCGCAGGTACCTGGCGACCATCGCCCGTGGCCTGGTCATCGACCTGTATCGGCGCCGCAGCCTGGAGCAGGCCTACCTCGATGCACTGATGGCGCGCCCGGAACTGCACGCGCCTTCGGCCGAGACCCGCGCGCTGATCCTCGACAGCCTGCTGGCCATCGACCGCATGCTCGATGGCCTGGGTGCGCGTACCCGGCAGATTTTCCTTGCCGTGCAACTCGATGGGCTCAGCTACGAAAAAGCCGCCGATCGCTGTGGGGTTTCGGTCAGCACGGTGCGCAAGCATCTGGCCAGAGGCCTGATGCACTGCCTGCTGCTGGAAGAAGCATGA